A window of the Gossypium hirsutum isolate 1008001.06 chromosome A03, Gossypium_hirsutum_v2.1, whole genome shotgun sequence genome harbors these coding sequences:
- the LOC107963877 gene encoding vacuolar fusion protein MON1 homolog, giving the protein MSLDSISSSSSVDESTGLNRNSNLEPVDEQFGLLSLTEPVELEPNRGNGYGVANGSLNRERSNGEEEYERLTVQNREIFGDERPSSPSSSGYAGERGSSSASTASRIDGASEVDGDEIQEVRNDCSLEVFSDTQASAWVPGKRHVDEDDGSISWRKRKKHFFILSNSGKPIYSRYGDEHKLAGFSATLQAIISFVENGGDRVKLVKAGKHQVVFLVKGPIYLVCISCTEEPFESLKGQLELIYGQMILILTKSINRCFEKNPKFDMTPLLRGTDVVFSSLIHSFSWNPATFIHAYTCLPLAYATRQAAGAILQDVADSGVLFAILMCKHKVISLVGAQKASLHPDDMLLLSNFVMSSESFRTAESFSPICLPRYNPMAFLYAYVNFLDVDTYLILLTTRSDAFYHLKDCRIRIELVLSKSNVLSEVQRSMIDGGMHVEDLPLDPLPRSGSSPHLGQQRLPTDSPERLPTDSPKRPREPFIGIGGPAGLWHFIYRSIFLEQYVSSEFSPPLSSPQQQKRLYRAYQRLYDSMHDKGIGPHKTQFRRDENYVLLCWVTQDFELYAAFDPLADKAVAIKTCNRVCQWVKDVENEIFLQGASPFSW; this is encoded by the exons ATGTCGTTGGATTCTATCTCATCTTCGTCTTCTGTTGATGAGTCCACCGGCTTAAACCGTAATTCCAATCTCGAGCCGGTTGATGAACAGTTCGGTTTGTTGTCATTGACCGAACCTGTCGAATTGGAACCTAATCGTGGAAACGGCTATGGAGTCGCCAATGGATCGTTGAATCGGGAGAGAAGCAACGGCGAGGAAGAGTATGAACGATTAACAGTGCAGAATCGGGAAATATTTGGCGACGAAAGGCCTTCGAGTCCTAGCAGTAGTGGGTATGCCGGTGAGAGAGGGAGCAGCAGTGCCTCGACCGCGTCGAGGATCGATGGAGCGAGTGAGGTTGACGGTGATGAGATTCAGGAAGTAAGGAACGATTGTTCCCTTGAAGTATTCTCCGATACTCAGGCCTCCGCTTGGGTACCGGGTAAACGTCATGTTGATGAG GATGATGGTTCAATATCATGGAGAAAGAGGAAGAAACACTTCTTTATTTTGAGTAATTCTGGTAAACCAATATATTCCAG ATATGGAGATGAACACAAGCTAGCTGGTTTTTCAGCAACATTACAAGCCATCATTTCCTTTGTGGAGAATGG GGGAGATCGTGTCAAATTGGTCAAGGCTGGGAAGCACCAG GTGGTCTTTCTTGTGAAAGGACCAATTTATTTAGTTTGCATCAGCTGCACAGAGGAGCCCTTTGAATCATTAAAAGGACAATTGGAGCTTATTTACGGCCAG ATGATACTTATATTAACGAAGTCCATAAATAGATGCTTCGAGAAGAATCCTAAGTTTGACATGACACCTTTGCTTAGAGGAACAGATGTTGTTTTCTCTTCCCTCATTCACTCCTTCAGTTG GAACCCAGCCACCTTTATTCATGCATACACTTGTCTTCCCCTTGCTTATGCAACAAGGCAAGCTGCCGGTGCTATATTGCAAGATGTTGCTGATTCTGGGGTGCTATTTGCCATACTAATGTGTAAACACAAG GTTATCAGTCTTGTGGGTGCACAAAAAGCCTCTCTTCATCCTGATGATATGTTACTACTTTCGAACTTTGTGATGTCATCAGAATCATTTAG GACAGCAGAATCATTCTCACCAATTTGCTTACCAAGATATAATCCTATGGCATTTTTGTATGCATACGTTAATTTTCTTGAT GTTGATACCTATTTGATATTGCTTACTACCAGATCAGATGCGTTCTATCATCTTAAAGATTGCAG GATTCGCATAGAACTGGTTCTCTCGAAGTCCAATGTTCTTAGTGAAGTTCAGAGGTCAATGATCGATGGTGGAATGCATGTAGAGGATTTGCCGCTTGACCCATTGCCTCGATCGGGATCATCACCTCACCTAGGCCAGCAAAGACTTCCAACTGATTCGCCTGAGAGGCTTCCAACAGATTCTCCTAAGAGGCCGAGGGAACCATTTATTGGTATTGGCGGTCCTGCTGGACTTTGGCATTTCATTTATCGTAGTATATTTCTTGAGCAATATGTATCTTCTGAGTTCTCACCGCCACTTAGCAGTCCCCAGCAACAGAAAAG GTTATATAGAGCTTACCAAAGACTGTATGATTCCATGCATGATAAAGGAATTGGGCCCCATAAAACTCAGTTTAGAAGAGATGAAAACTATG TTTTACTCTGCTGGGTTACACAAGATTTTGAACTCTATGCGGCATTCGATCCCCTTGCAGACAAG GCAGTAGCCATAAAGACTTGCAACAGGGTTTGTCAATGGGTAAAAGATGTAGAAAATGAGATTTTTTTGCAGGGAGCTAGCCCCTTTTCATGGTAA